A window of Longispora fulva contains these coding sequences:
- a CDS encoding GntP family permease: MIHWLQKETGGLLVLCGLAIAVLLVLIIRVKLEPFIALLISGLVLGLAAGLPVGRLVGTALKSGDSILETGFGGILGHIAVIIGLGTVLGAILEASGGAEALTRRLLSTFGERGAPVAMGLAGLIFGIPVFFDIGIFVLAPLVYVAARRGGRSLVLYALPLLAGLSMTHAFLPPHPGPVAIAGLLGVDMGWIIVMGLACGLPAFAVAGILWPMWIGKRVRIEVPADFVVEESDHRPVSLGLVGAIIGTPLLLILGATFSTVWAPRAAVTPYLTFLGNPSIALTIAVLLAFWLLGLRRGMTGTQLAALTGASLKPIGMILLVVGAGAFFGKVISATGVGAALAGTLKSAGLPTLVLAYLISCGLRVAQGSATVAIVTTGGIVAPLVAADGLSQPRIALVACAIAAGSIIASHVNDGGFWIVSRYFNMSVKDTLRTWTVLETILSLVGFTMAGVLSLVL; the protein is encoded by the coding sequence TTGATCCACTGGCTGCAGAAGGAGACCGGCGGTCTTCTCGTGCTCTGCGGGCTGGCCATCGCCGTCCTGCTCGTCCTCATCATCCGGGTGAAGCTCGAACCGTTCATCGCGCTGCTCATCTCCGGCCTGGTCCTCGGGCTCGCCGCCGGACTGCCGGTGGGCAGACTGGTCGGCACGGCCCTGAAGTCCGGCGACTCGATCCTGGAGACCGGGTTCGGCGGCATCCTCGGCCACATCGCCGTCATCATCGGGCTGGGCACCGTGCTCGGCGCGATCCTGGAGGCGTCCGGCGGGGCGGAGGCGCTCACCCGGCGGCTGCTGTCGACGTTCGGGGAACGGGGCGCGCCCGTCGCCATGGGCCTCGCAGGCCTGATCTTCGGCATCCCGGTGTTCTTCGACATCGGGATCTTCGTCCTCGCGCCGCTGGTCTACGTGGCCGCCCGCCGGGGCGGCCGTTCCCTGGTCCTCTACGCCCTCCCGCTGCTCGCCGGCCTGTCCATGACGCACGCGTTCCTGCCGCCGCACCCGGGGCCGGTCGCGATCGCCGGGCTGCTCGGGGTCGACATGGGCTGGATCATCGTGATGGGGCTGGCGTGCGGGCTGCCGGCGTTCGCGGTCGCCGGGATCCTGTGGCCGATGTGGATCGGCAAGCGGGTGCGGATCGAGGTGCCGGCCGACTTCGTCGTCGAGGAGAGCGACCACCGGCCGGTGTCACTGGGGCTGGTGGGGGCCATCATCGGCACCCCTCTGCTGCTCATCCTCGGGGCGACCTTCAGCACCGTGTGGGCCCCTCGCGCCGCCGTCACGCCGTACCTGACGTTCCTCGGCAACCCGTCGATCGCGCTGACCATCGCCGTGCTGCTCGCGTTCTGGCTGCTCGGGCTGCGGCGCGGCATGACGGGTACGCAGCTCGCCGCCCTCACCGGCGCCTCCCTCAAGCCCATCGGCATGATCCTGCTCGTGGTCGGGGCCGGCGCGTTCTTCGGCAAGGTGATCTCCGCGACCGGGGTGGGCGCCGCGCTCGCCGGCACCCTCAAGTCGGCCGGCCTGCCGACCCTGGTGCTGGCCTACCTGATCAGCTGCGGCCTGCGGGTCGCCCAGGGCTCGGCGACCGTCGCGATCGTGACCACCGGCGGCATCGTCGCCCCGCTGGTGGCCGCCGACGGGCTCAGCCAGCCCCGGATCGCCCTGGTGGCCTGCGCGATCGCCGCCGGTTCGATCATCGCCTCGCACGTCAACGACGGCGGCTTCTGGATCGTGTCGCGGTACTTCAACATGTCCGTCAAGGACACCCTGCGCACGTGGACGGTGCTCGAGACGATCCTTTCGCTGGTCGGGTTCACCATGGCCGGTGTGCTGAGTCTCGTGCTGTGA
- a CDS encoding N-acyl-D-amino-acid deacylase family protein produces MVVFRDATVIDGTGAPGYRADVRVTSGLITQIGDIGGDGIDASGLVLAPGFIDMHAHSDLRLLLEPSHVAKISQGVTCEVLGQDGLSYAPVDDTTLPLLRQQIAGWNGDPEGFDWSWRSVGEYLDRLDEGIAVNACYLVPHGSVRAMVTGWENRPPTTAELDRMRAILSRGLEEGAVGMSSGLTYVPGMYADTAELVALCQVVASYHGFHAPHQRSYGKGALEGYAEMIEISRQSGCALHLAHATMNFGVNRGRAAELLDLIDRAGVDISLDSYPYLPGSTTLAALLPSWAAEGGPAATLERLTDPGVRERIRYAMEVEGSDGCHGVVTDWETIQIAGVRDPDLAHLVGTRVPDTDAFLDLLVRDGLGTTILQHVGHEENVRAIMRHPAHTVGSDGLLVGDRPHPRAWGTFPRYLGHYVRELGVLSLEECVAHMTGRPARRLRLVHRGQVHVGYHADLVVFDPARISDTATFEEPRRAAKGIAHVYVNGVAVLADGRPTGALPGRALRRGDRGTESSTA; encoded by the coding sequence ATGGTCGTCTTCCGCGACGCCACGGTCATCGACGGCACAGGTGCGCCCGGGTACCGGGCCGACGTGCGGGTCACCAGCGGCCTGATCACCCAGATCGGCGACATCGGCGGCGACGGGATCGACGCGTCCGGCCTGGTGCTGGCGCCCGGGTTCATCGACATGCACGCACACTCCGACCTGCGTCTGCTCCTCGAACCCAGCCACGTCGCGAAGATCAGCCAGGGCGTGACCTGCGAGGTGCTGGGCCAGGACGGGCTGTCCTACGCCCCGGTCGACGACACCACCCTCCCGCTGCTCCGCCAGCAGATCGCCGGCTGGAACGGCGACCCCGAGGGCTTCGACTGGTCGTGGCGGAGCGTCGGGGAGTACCTGGACCGGCTCGACGAGGGCATCGCGGTCAACGCCTGCTACCTGGTGCCGCACGGCTCGGTGCGGGCCATGGTCACCGGCTGGGAGAACCGGCCACCGACGACGGCCGAGCTGGACCGGATGCGCGCCATCCTCTCCCGGGGCCTGGAGGAGGGCGCGGTCGGCATGTCCAGCGGCCTGACGTACGTGCCGGGCATGTACGCCGACACCGCCGAACTCGTCGCCCTCTGCCAGGTGGTCGCCTCCTACCACGGGTTCCACGCGCCCCACCAACGCTCGTACGGCAAGGGCGCCCTGGAGGGCTACGCCGAGATGATCGAGATCTCCCGGCAGTCGGGCTGCGCCCTGCACCTCGCGCACGCCACGATGAACTTCGGCGTGAACCGAGGCCGGGCCGCCGAGCTGCTGGACCTGATCGACCGGGCCGGCGTCGACATCAGCCTCGACTCCTACCCCTATCTGCCCGGCTCGACCACCCTCGCGGCACTGCTGCCGAGCTGGGCGGCGGAGGGCGGGCCGGCGGCGACGCTGGAGCGGCTGACCGACCCGGGGGTGCGCGAGCGGATCCGGTACGCGATGGAGGTCGAGGGCTCCGACGGCTGCCACGGCGTCGTCACCGACTGGGAAACGATCCAGATCGCCGGGGTCCGCGACCCGGACCTCGCCCACCTGGTCGGCACCCGGGTGCCGGACACCGACGCCTTCCTCGACCTGCTGGTCCGCGACGGGCTGGGCACCACGATCCTGCAGCACGTCGGGCACGAGGAGAACGTCCGGGCGATCATGCGGCACCCGGCGCACACCGTCGGCTCCGACGGGCTGCTCGTCGGGGACCGGCCGCACCCGCGCGCCTGGGGCACGTTCCCCCGCTACCTCGGGCACTACGTGCGCGAGCTGGGCGTGCTGTCCCTGGAGGAGTGCGTGGCGCACATGACCGGTCGGCCGGCGCGCCGGCTGCGGCTGGTGCACCGGGGGCAGGTCCACGTCGGGTACCACGCGGACCTCGTCGTCTTCGACCCCGCGCGAATCAGTGACACCGCCACCTTCGAGGAGCCGAGAAGAGCGGCGAAGGGCATCGCGCACGTGTACGTCAACGGCGTCGCCGTGCTCGCCGACGGCCGGCCGACCGGGGCGCTGCCGGGCCGGGCCCTGCGCCGGGGCGACCGGGGCACGGAGAGTTCCACCGCCTGA
- a CDS encoding amino acid deaminase gives MNAGLTEVVAVIDGSAVDRLRDERLDWRFKAVPADAWGSTVGEYAATKPHRTALGTPLLTIDADALDHNVSTMAGWCARAGLAHAPHGKTTMAPALWKRQLDAGAWGITLANAAQLRVGRAFGVRRIMLANALVDPVALRWLGAELDADPEFEFVSWVDSVRTVALMTEGLTGASRKVDVCVELGAPGGRTGCRDDEEAVAVAQAVRRSPALRLVGVAGYEGALAHDASAEGLAAVDAYLKRIGRFALAVDAQVVTAGGSAYFDQVGDLLGPMTSLGVTVILRAGAYIGHDDVFLKGVSPLTRWGGDGFRPAVRGWARVVSRPEPGLALLDGGKRDLPYDEGLPVPLDLPGAHVSALNDQHAFLRLPAGTDLMVGDVVRLGLSHPCTMFDKWTLIPVLDADGTVVDLVRTFF, from the coding sequence GTGAATGCCGGACTGACGGAGGTGGTGGCCGTGATCGACGGGTCAGCGGTGGACAGGCTGCGCGACGAGCGGCTCGACTGGCGGTTCAAGGCCGTCCCCGCCGACGCGTGGGGCAGCACCGTCGGGGAGTACGCGGCGACGAAGCCGCACCGCACAGCCCTCGGCACCCCGCTGCTGACCATCGACGCCGACGCGCTCGACCACAACGTGTCCACCATGGCCGGCTGGTGCGCCCGGGCCGGCCTGGCGCACGCCCCGCACGGCAAGACCACGATGGCCCCGGCGCTGTGGAAGCGGCAGCTCGACGCCGGCGCGTGGGGCATCACCCTCGCCAACGCGGCCCAGTTGCGGGTCGGCCGGGCGTTCGGGGTCCGGCGGATCATGCTGGCCAACGCCCTGGTGGACCCGGTGGCGCTGCGCTGGCTGGGCGCGGAGCTCGACGCGGACCCGGAATTCGAGTTCGTGTCGTGGGTGGACTCGGTGCGCACCGTGGCCCTGATGACCGAGGGCCTGACGGGCGCCAGTCGCAAGGTGGACGTCTGCGTCGAACTCGGCGCGCCCGGCGGCCGGACCGGGTGCCGGGACGACGAGGAGGCCGTCGCCGTCGCCCAGGCCGTCCGGCGCAGCCCCGCCCTGCGCCTCGTCGGGGTCGCCGGCTACGAGGGCGCGCTCGCCCACGACGCCTCCGCCGAGGGCCTGGCCGCCGTCGACGCCTACCTCAAGCGGATCGGCCGGTTCGCGCTCGCGGTCGACGCGCAGGTGGTGACGGCCGGCGGCAGCGCGTACTTCGACCAGGTCGGCGACCTGCTCGGGCCGATGACCTCGCTGGGCGTGACGGTGATCCTGCGCGCCGGGGCGTACATCGGGCACGACGACGTGTTCCTCAAGGGGGTCTCGCCGCTCACCCGGTGGGGCGGCGACGGGTTCCGACCGGCGGTGCGGGGCTGGGCCCGGGTGGTGTCGCGGCCCGAGCCGGGCCTGGCGCTGCTGGACGGCGGCAAGCGGGACCTGCCGTACGACGAGGGGCTGCCGGTCCCTCTGGACCTGCCCGGCGCGCACGTGTCGGCGCTCAACGACCAGCACGCGTTCCTCCGACTGCCGGCCGGCACGGACCTCATGGTGGGCGACGTGGTCCGGCTCGGCCTGTCGCACCCGTGCACGATGTTCGACAAGTGGACCCTGATCCCGGTGCTCGACGCCGACGGCACGGTCGTCGACCTGGTCCGGACGTTCTTCTGA